The Bradysia coprophila strain Holo2 unplaced genomic scaffold, BU_Bcop_v1 contig_732, whole genome shotgun sequence genome has a window encoding:
- the LOC119084095 gene encoding protein mini spindles isoform X4: MEEDTEFQKLPVDERCAHKLWKARLHGYQEAIKIFSEIDDEKSTEWNKFHGLIKKFVTDSHAMAQERGLEATLIYVENCGHAGKIVGDVMAGLVLKCIAAPKAKTKDLATQIALMFIEIEKQDIALEELVKGMEQKNPKIVAGSTAIVSLALNKFGNKVIAIKPLLKQIPVLLADRDKNVRDEGKALIVEIFRWIGPALKPHLSSVPAVVQTELETEFEKVKSDKAEPSRYLRSQQMKKVAADSASNDNEDVEADGDDANEPAADIDPMDLIDPVDILSKLPKDFYDKLEEKKWQLRKESLEALEVLLQNPKLANGDYGDVVKALRKVIAKDSNVVLVALAGKSLAALARGLNKKFSIYAPACVPTVLEKFKEKKANVVTALRDCMDAMYPSLTLENIQEDLLEALNNKNPSIKTETCLFLARAFSRTLPSIFNKKLLKTFVVVLLKTLNESDPAVRDASAETLGTLMKLLGEKTVAPHLADVDPLKLAKIKECAEKAVIVVKVPAAPKTRPVTAPSGPSKPAAKEAAKPVARPSTAVAKKPAPVKKAVSSGGGSSSARVAKSASSTKICPAERELTPEEVDERAADLLPGNILAELGDANWKTRLSSSETFLSTVSGLESCPSISQVLIRIICKKPGLKESNFQVLKLKLEIIKKIVEVFGISTTTGDMVLNDVVEKLGDAKNSATAAECLLAIADAINLEYMIVKMLSYSFEQKSPKVQMEALQLTGEAIQAFGLQVQPKKLIDFMKKALQSVNATVRQATITTLGIIYLYTGDSLMMFFDGEKNTIKQQIQAEFQKNASQKPPKPTRGVKVNSEDDDFDEKNEHEDTFEAEPVDLSEMIPRVDISGSITEALLTEISDKNWKTRNEGLTKLQGIIGDAKRIHPTLGELPQALAQRLVDSNAKIAQTSLSISQQLAEAMGPACSKHVRVLFPGFLSCLGDSKPFVRAASMTCINVWCDQAGYKEFFEGEMIVEALKTGTPALKTELWNWLAEKLPKVPAKIISKDELLTCLPLLYLNICDRSPDVRKNANEAILGFMIHLGYETMIKALERQKPSAKKDILAALDKVRPNLPVKPLPKSKQQAPIVSEEPKAVKGKATKPAAAAKNAPAAARKKEEEVDTSPLLAVNNLKNQRLLDEQKLKVLKWTFTTPREEFTDLLKDQMSTASVNKSLMANMFHEDFRYHLKAIDSLIEDRESNSKALVCNLDLILKWISLRFYDTNPSVLLKGLDYLTAVFQMLADSEYVMAENEGSCFLPHLLIKIGDPKDAVRNGVRGIFRQICVVYPFTKVFSYIMEGLKSKNARQRTECLDELGSLIEIYGMSACHPTPQVALKEIARHISDRDNSVRSAALNCVVQAYFLTGDKVYKLIGNLNEKDLSMLDERIKRASKTRKPTAESPKMNATVVLPTPEPEPVDDVPEALPEIPIQHESPTDTRTTPDHSQLRLKAPEVFGFNADVIRDIEKDWIGYYSGVRYPADKLQSVISQSRSTTTTNTSHGRSFDAGLGASPSRPSTAPTQNNLADVLPKEDPNLIRIIRSIASPDSIQARAALNELNDILDCPEKQAALRNYEDMYVDSILAQFKILSQLPLSESLVMYQPILSSSYSFFSSHVLGKNIGVESLKKMLAMLLGLLADNKLSASGDEGQYTKVINGVCLRVLDRSNFTNLNCAMIRLLKETCSGGSLPKFTDLIMKCIWRNVKVMPDKSDEIDYELVLLEIHGFMSALPQSWWNNRPSDTPIRTVKTIIHNIAKLKGRDILLHTGKIPQSSELYTYLLKALKTVHKDHASNDKGPQNSLNAAIKERQISKQTHESMSQIFKLISDKDTSKEGVARLYEFKKQNPDVDIAPLLKGSSPVFKKFIEESLQSYEQANANRENDSKENNVTAGKTDCDYYMSRLNQLLNKNKQVNDRYGIDNDMNSATVKMAAQNNNVAAPEFRTERENETTSSSNRLDLIQQRLALIRENRQN; this comes from the exons ATGGAGGAGGATACTGAATTCCAAAAACTTCCCGTTGACGAAAGGTGTGCACATAAACTGTGGAAGGCACGTCTGCACGGCTACCAAGAAGCAATCAAAATCTTTAGTGAAATTGATGATGAAAAATCGACCGAATGGAACAAATTCCATGGACTTATCAAGAAATTCGTTACGGACAGTCATGCTATGGCACAGGAACGGGGCCTTGAAGCTACActgatttatgtggaaaattgCGGTCATGCTGGCAAAATTGTCGGTGATGTGATGGCAGGGCTTGTTTTGAAATGTATTGCCGCGCCGAAGGCTAAAACAAAGGATCTAGCCACACAGATAGCGTTAATGTTCATCGAAATTGAGAAGCAGGACATTGCACTGGAGGAATTGGTCAAAGGAATGGAACagaaaaatccgaaaattgtAGCCGGAAGCACGGCCATTGTGTCGCTTGCACTGAACAAATTTGGAAACAAAGTTATTGCCATTAAGCCGCTCCTCAAACAAATACCAGTGTTGCTAGCCGATCGAGACAAAAATGTTCGTGATGAAGGAAAGGCGTTGATTGTTGAAATATTCAG GTGGATCGGACCCGCACTCAAACCACATTTATCGTCAGTCCCTGCCGTTGTTCAAACCGAATTGGAGACTGAATTCGAAAAAGTCAAGAGCGACAAGGCTGAACCGTCAAGATATTTACGGTctcaacaaatgaaaaaagtgGCAGCTGACAGTGCATCGAATGATAATGAAGACGTCGAAGCTGATGGTGACGACGCAAATGAGCCCGCAGCTGACATTGATCCAATGGATCTTATCGACCCCGTTGACATTCTATCCAAATTGCCAAAAGATTTTTACGACAAATTGGAAGAGAAGAAATGGCAATTGCGAAAGGAATCACTGGAGGCGTTGGAAGTGTTACTGCAGAATCCGAAATTGGCGAACGGCGACTATGGAGATGTTGTGAAAGCTTTGAGGAAAGTCATTGCCAAGGATTCGAATGTTGTTTTGGTGGCGTTGGCAGGGAAGTCATTAGCTGCCCTAGCTCGTGGActaaataagaaattttccaTATACGCACCG GCTTGTGTGCCGACAGTTCTGGAGAAATTCAAAGAGAAGAAAGCTAATGTGGTCACAGCATTACGTGACTGTATGGACGCGATGTACCCATCGTTGACATTAGAAAACATTCAGGAGGATCTGCTTGAAGCGCTAAACAACAAGAACCCGAGCATCAAAACTGAGACGTGCTTGTTTTTAG CTCGCGCATTTTCGAGAACGTTGCcttcaattttcaacaaaaaacttCTGAAAACATTCGTCGTTGTGCTCCTCAAAACGTTAAACGAATCGGATCCAGCCGTTCGTGACGCATCCGCAGAGACTTTGGGCACTCTGATGAAACTCCTGGGCGAAAAGACTGTAGCTCCACATCTGGCCGACGTCGATCCATTGAAATTGGCCAAGATAAAGGAATGTGCCGAGAAAGCAGTGATAGTTGTAAAAGTTCCAGCCGCTCCAAAGACACGACCAGTGACAGCACCTTCGGGTCCTTCGAAACCAGCAGCGAAGGAAGCAGCTAAACCAGTTGCCCGACCATCAACGGCTGTTGCAAAGAAACCAGCACCAGTCAAGAAAGCAGTCAGCAGTGGTGGCGGTAGTAGTTCTGCTCGTGTCGCAAAGTCGGCaagttcaacaaaaatttgtcctGCTGAACGGGAATTGACACCCGAGGAAGTGGACGAACGTGCGGCTGATCTATTGCCCGGTAATATTCTAGCAGAATTGGGAGACGCAAACTGGAAAACCAGATTGTCGTCCAGTGAGACATTCCTGAGCACCGTAAGTGGTCTGGAGAGCTGCCCGTCAATATCGCAGGTTCTAATCCGAATCATTTGTAAGAAGCCCGGTCTCAAG GAAAGTAATTTCCAAgtcttgaaattgaaattggaaattataaagaaaattgtcgAGGTGTTCGGCATCAGCACCACCACTGGTGATATGGTGCTGAACGATGTGGTTGAGAAGCTTGGTGATGCTAAGAACAGTGCCACCGCGGCGGAATGTCTCTTGGCAATAGCCGATGCAATCAATTTGGAGTACATGATCGTCAAAATGCTGAGCTATTCGTTCGAGCAGAAGTCACCGAAAGTGCAAATGGAAGCATTGCAGCTGACTGGTGAAGCTATTCAGGCATTTGGCTTACAG GTTCAACCGAAGAAGCTCATCGACTTCATGAAGAAAGCGCTGCAAAGTGTCAACGCAACCGTTCGTCAAGCAACGATAACAACATTAG GTATCATTTATCTCTACACCGGTGACTCGCTGATGATGTTCTTTGACGGGGAGAAAAATACGATCAAGCAGCAAATCCAAGCCGAATTCCAGAAAAATGCCTCACAAAAGCCGCCGAAACCGACGCGAGGTGTGAAAGTAAACTCCGAGGACGATGACTTCGATGAGAAGAA TGAACATGAAGACACATTCGAAGCCGAACCTGTTGATTTGTCGGAAATGATACCCAGAGTCGACATATCCGGTTCGATTACCGAGGCACTACTGACAGAGATTTCGGACAAAAACTGGAAAACTCGTAACGAAGGATTAACCAAACTACAGG GAATCATAGGTGACGCAAAGCGGATACATCCAACCCTTGGCGAACTACCGCAAGCATTAGCTCAACGGCTCGTCGATAGCAACGCAAAGATCGCGCAAACATCTTTGTCAATCTCACAACAACTGGCCGAAGCAATGGGTCCTGCATGCTCGAAACATGTACGAGTACTGTTTCCGGGCTTCCTCAGCTGTCTCGGTGATTCGAAACCATTTGTTCGTGCAGCTAGTATGACCTGCATCAATGTCTGGTGTGATCAGGCCGGCTACAAAGAATTCTTCGAAGGCGAAATGATCGTCGAAGCGTTGAAAACTGGCACGCCGGCTCTAAAAACGGAATTGTGGAATTGGTTGGCCGAAAAACTGCCGAAAGTACCGGcgaaaatcatttcgaaagaCGAACTGTTGACGTGTCTACCGCTTCTGTATTTGAATATTTGCGATCGAAGTCCGGATGTTCGGAAGAATGCGAACGAGGCAATTCTTGGATTTATGATACATTTGGG CTACGAGACCATGATAAAAGCGCTTGAGCGGCAGAAACCATCGGCGAAAAAGGACATTCTGGCTGCACTAGACAAAGTCAGACCGAATCTACCAGTGAAACCGTTACCGAAAAGCAAGCAACAAGCTCCGATTGTTTCTGAGGAACCCAAAGCTGTTAAAG GCAAGGCAACGAAACCAGCTGCAGCTGCAAAAAATGCTCCGGCTGCTGCCCGGAAAAAAGAGGAAGAAGTCGACACGTCACCACTTCTAGCGgtcaataatttgaaaaatcagCGACTGTTGGATGAGCAAAAACTCAAAGTTTTGAAATGGACGTTCACGACGCCGAGAGAAGAATTCACCGACCTGCTGAAAGATCAGATGAGCACAGCGTCCGTGAATAAATCCCTGATGGCCAATATGTTCCACGAAGACTTTCGTTACCACTTGAAAGCCATCGACTCATTGATCGAAGATCGTGAGAGCAATTCCAAGGCGCTGGTCTGCAATTTGGATCTGATTCTGAAATGGATTTCGTTGCGTTTTTACGACACGAATCCGTCGGTGCTGCTGAAGGGATTGGATTACTTGACGGCGGTGTTTCAAATGTTGGCTGATAGTGAATATGTCATGGCTGAGAATGAGGGTAGCTGTTTCTTGCCGCATTTATTGATTAAAATCGGTGATCCAAAGGATGCCGTTCGTAACGGCGTTCGTGGCATATTCCGTCAGATTTGCGTTGTGTATCCGTTCACCAAGGTGTTCAGCTACATCATGGAAGGactaaagtcgaaaaatgcACGACAGCGCACTGAGTGCTTAGACGAATTGGGCAGCCTAATCGAAATCTACGGAATGAGCGCGTGTCATCCTACACCGCAAGTGGCACTGAAAGAAATCGCCAGACACATTTCCGATCGAGACAATTCCGTACGCAGTGCTGCTTTGAACTGTGTCGTTCAGGCGTACTTTTTGACCGGCGACAAGGTGTACAAGCTGATTGGCAACTTGAACGAAAAGGATTTGTCGATGTTGGACGAACGTATTAAGCGGGCGAGCAAAACTAGGAAACCGACAGCAGAATCGCCAAAAATGAATGCTACCGTTGTCTTGCCGACACCAGAACCAGAACCGGTCGATGACGTTCCGGAAGCGTTGCCCGAAATTCCAATACAACATGAAAGTCCAACCGATACAAG AACCACTCCTGACCATTCCCAACTACGGCTAAAAGCGCCGGAAGTGTTCGGCTTCAATGCAGACGTCATACGCGATATTGAAAAAGACTGG ATTGGCTACTACAGCGGCGTAAGATATCCCGCCGATAAGCTTCAGTCAGTTATATCACAATCGCGTTCGACAACAACCACCAACACATCACATGGTAGATCGTTTGACGCAGGTCTAGGGGCCAGTCCATCGAGACCTAGCACAGCACCGACACAAAACAA TCTGGCCGATGTTCTACCGAAAGAAGATCCGAATCTCATTCGCATAATTCGGTCGATAGCTAGTCCCGACTCCATACAGGCGCGGGCTGCACTGAACGAACTGAATGACATTTTGGATTGTCCGGAAAAGCAAGCCGCACTGCGGAACTACGAGGACATGTACGTGGACAGTATTTTGGCTCAGTTTAAGATCTTGTCACAGTTGCCGTTGAGTGAATCGTTGGTTATGTATCAACCGATATTGTCCAGTTCGTATTCGTTCTTTTCGTCGCATGTGCTGGGAAAAAACATCGGCGTTGAAAGTTTGAAGAAGATGCTGGCAATGCTGCTCGGGCTATTGGCTGACAATAAACTGTCGGCCAGTGGTGATGAAGGACAATACACTAAAGTTATAAATGGCGTCTGTTTGCGGGTCTTGGATCGGTCAAACTTTACCAACTTGAATTG CGCAATGATCCGCCTGTTGAAAGAAACATGCTCGGGCGGCAGCCTTCCCAAATTCACCGATCTGATAATGAAATGCATTTGGCGTAACGTTAAG GTCATGCCGGACAAAAGTGACGAGATTGATTATGAGCTGGTACTTCTAGAAATTCACGGTTTTATGAGCGCACTCCCGCAGTCATGGTGGAATAATCGCCCATCGGATACTCCGATAAG AACGGTTAAGACGATTATTCACAATATAGCTAAGTTGAAGGGTCGAGACATTCTACTCCACACGGGCAAAATTCCACAGAGCTCAGAGCTCTACACGTACTTGCTGAAAGCGCTGAAG ACCGTTCATAAGGATCATGCATCCAATGATAAGGGGCCGCAAAATAGTCTGAACGCTGCCATAAAGGAGAGACAAATATCGAAACAGACCCATGAATCCATgtcacaaattttcaaattgatctCAGATAAGGACACCAGTAAGGAGGGCGTTGCAAGACTGTACGAATTCAAG AAACAAAATCCGGATGTTGACATAGCGCCACTGCTGAAAGGTTCCAGTCCAGTGTTCAAGAAGTTCATTGAGGAAAGCCTTCAGAGCTACGAACAGGCGAATGCGAACCGAGAAAACGATTCCAAGGAGAACAACGTCACCGCCGGCAAAACGGACTGTGACTACTACATGTCGCGATTGAATCAACTGTTGAACAAAAACAAGCAGGTCAACGATCGATATGGCATTGACAATGACATGAACAGTGCAACGGTGAAGATGGCAGCGCAGAACAATAATGTTGCTGCGCCGGAATTTCGAACAGAACGAGAG AATGAAACCACATCATCAAGCAACCGTTTGGATTTGATACAGCAACGTTTGGCATTGATACGTGAGAATCGGCAGAATTAA